From a single Candidatus Eisenbacteria bacterium genomic region:
- a CDS encoding ATP-binding cassette domain-containing protein — MIRLEGVAYAAPPPPGGGAAFLVGPVDLAAPPGSSHLLLGKNGSGKTALIRILAGLAPPTTGRFLLGGEEVRVGPEGRSLWPDVAAIFEEPDPQFLSDTVEAEIAFGLESLGITPRDVRDRTASALRDFGLSSLAGRPPQSLSAGEKARTLLAAALAAAPRCLLLDQSLAHLDPGSRRELEGRIVGEAIACGRAVIRTHQEADPPFPGETLYVLEARALKPASQLTPRAVIESTGVPFPLALRVSALLAIEGRWSGPLSADAEQVERVLGDAGRAGETHAASAGPLPEPDPIPAPRGPAALTMRGVAWSPGGRRGAPVVSGLDLEVGRGEVVALIGRSGTGKTTVLKLAAGIVDPTEGTIHRERPAIPRVRPVALALEYPERQLFGRTVLEDVAALLWVEGIPAEERARSARRAMVEVGLDPERFADRFPVSLSEGEKRRAALAGVIVEPPQILLLDEPTAGLDPEGRRALAQVIDGLRERGRTVLLASHDLGFVAAVASRVVVLLRGEDGSGSANVQGPTALLLRDDRLLARARIPGPDFIRLERVLRLAGLLGPSPVRDEETLLEAVARGAAAARPA, encoded by the coding sequence GTGATCCGGCTGGAAGGCGTCGCATACGCGGCGCCCCCTCCTCCCGGCGGCGGCGCCGCATTCCTCGTGGGACCGGTGGACCTCGCGGCTCCTCCCGGGTCGAGCCACCTGCTCCTCGGAAAAAACGGCTCCGGCAAGACCGCCCTCATCCGGATTCTCGCGGGGCTCGCTCCGCCGACCACGGGCCGGTTTCTCCTCGGCGGGGAGGAGGTGCGCGTCGGTCCGGAAGGTCGCTCGCTCTGGCCCGACGTCGCGGCGATCTTCGAAGAGCCCGATCCTCAATTCCTTTCGGACACCGTCGAGGCCGAGATCGCGTTCGGCCTCGAATCGCTCGGGATCACCCCGCGCGACGTTCGAGATCGGACCGCCTCGGCGCTCCGGGACTTCGGCCTGTCGTCCCTTGCGGGGCGCCCGCCCCAGAGCTTGAGCGCCGGGGAGAAGGCCCGAACCCTCCTCGCCGCGGCGCTCGCCGCGGCGCCGCGCTGCCTGCTGCTCGATCAGTCCCTCGCGCACCTGGACCCGGGCTCGCGACGCGAGCTGGAAGGGAGGATCGTCGGTGAGGCGATCGCGTGCGGTCGCGCGGTCATCCGTACCCACCAGGAGGCCGACCCGCCCTTTCCCGGAGAGACCCTCTACGTCCTCGAGGCGCGCGCGCTCAAACCCGCCTCCCAGCTCACGCCGCGCGCCGTGATCGAGAGCACCGGCGTTCCTTTCCCGCTCGCGCTCCGGGTCTCGGCGCTCCTCGCGATCGAAGGGCGCTGGTCGGGGCCCTTGTCCGCGGACGCGGAGCAGGTGGAGCGCGTGTTGGGCGACGCCGGAAGGGCCGGCGAGACCCACGCCGCATCGGCGGGGCCCCTGCCGGAGCCGGACCCGATCCCCGCCCCCCGTGGCCCGGCCGCGCTCACGATGCGCGGCGTGGCGTGGTCGCCCGGCGGGAGGCGCGGCGCACCCGTCGTGTCGGGGCTGGATCTCGAAGTCGGGCGCGGCGAGGTCGTCGCGCTCATCGGCCGGAGCGGAACCGGCAAGACCACCGTGCTCAAGCTTGCTGCCGGCATCGTCGATCCGACGGAGGGCACGATCCACCGCGAGAGGCCGGCGATCCCGCGCGTGCGGCCGGTCGCGCTCGCGCTCGAGTACCCCGAGCGGCAGCTCTTCGGACGGACGGTCCTCGAGGACGTGGCCGCGCTGCTCTGGGTCGAGGGGATCCCGGCGGAGGAACGCGCGAGAAGCGCGCGGAGGGCGATGGTCGAGGTCGGGCTGGATCCCGAGAGGTTCGCGGACCGATTCCCGGTTTCGCTGAGCGAGGGAGAGAAGCGCCGCGCGGCGCTGGCCGGCGTGATCGTCGAGCCTCCTCAGATTTTGCTCCTCGACGAGCCAACCGCGGGGCTCGACCCGGAAGGAAGGCGCGCGCTGGCCCAGGTCATCGACGGCCTCCGCGAGCGCGGGCGGACTGTCCTCCTCGCGAGCCATGATCTCGGCTTCGTCGCCGCGGTCGCGAGCCGCGTCGTCGTGCTCCTTCGCGGGGAAGATGGATCGGGGTCGGCGAACGTCCAGGGCCCGACGGCTCTCCTGCTGCGGGATGATCGCCTGCTCGCCCGCGCGCGAATTCCCGGGCCCGATTTCATACGGCTCGAGCGTGTGCTCCGCCTTGCTGGGCTTCTCGGGCCCTCCCCCGTCCGCGACGAGGAGACCCTGCTTGAGGCTGTGGCGCGGGGCGCCGCGGCCGCGCGCCCCGCCTAG
- the larC gene encoding nickel pincer cofactor biosynthesis protein LarC: MSIVYFDCVGGASGDMILGSLVALGAPLPEIERKLRSLPLEGIELRSTTVKRHGFDALQLHVEVEESRSHRHFTEIRRMLEGGALPPRVLRRALGAFELLGRCEAEVHATTLEKVHFHEVGALDAIVDIVGTAWALEILRVDRCHASVIPQGRGFVQAAHGTLPVPAPATMRLLEGVAVRMTEIEAELTTPTGAALLRTLCETIGEPVGIRPRRTGIAAGSRDLAERPNIVRALLGDPLTPEAEGAVEVLETTIDDMNPQLYGHLTESLFQSGAREVFLTPVQMKKGRPGVLVTAICEPSSAHAVIERLFAESTTIGVRVRHEGRVELTRTIAEVETPLGRIRVKTAVLPSGEERRVPEYEDLKRLAQAAGRPLVEVMDEVRSFLHESARTTM; encoded by the coding sequence GTGAGCATCGTCTACTTCGACTGCGTCGGCGGCGCGAGCGGGGACATGATCCTGGGCTCGTTGGTGGCGCTCGGCGCGCCGCTTCCCGAGATCGAGCGCAAGCTGCGCTCGCTCCCTCTCGAAGGAATCGAGCTCCGCTCGACCACCGTGAAGCGTCACGGGTTCGACGCCCTTCAGCTCCACGTGGAGGTCGAGGAAAGCCGGTCCCACCGGCACTTCACGGAAATCCGCCGCATGCTGGAAGGGGGCGCTCTGCCGCCGCGCGTGCTTCGCCGGGCGCTGGGCGCCTTCGAGCTCCTGGGGCGCTGCGAAGCCGAAGTGCACGCGACAACCCTGGAAAAGGTCCATTTCCACGAGGTGGGCGCGCTTGATGCCATCGTCGACATCGTGGGCACCGCATGGGCGCTCGAAATCCTCCGGGTCGATCGATGCCACGCCTCGGTGATTCCCCAAGGGAGGGGCTTCGTCCAGGCGGCCCACGGAACGCTCCCGGTCCCCGCGCCGGCGACGATGCGCCTTCTCGAGGGCGTGGCCGTCCGGATGACCGAGATCGAAGCCGAGCTGACCACGCCCACCGGCGCGGCGCTCCTCCGGACCCTCTGCGAGACGATCGGCGAGCCCGTCGGGATCCGGCCGCGTCGAACGGGCATCGCCGCGGGCTCGCGCGATCTCGCCGAACGCCCGAACATCGTGCGGGCCCTGCTCGGCGATCCGCTGACGCCGGAGGCGGAGGGGGCGGTCGAGGTGCTGGAGACGACGATCGACGACATGAACCCGCAGCTCTACGGCCACCTCACGGAGAGTCTTTTCCAGAGCGGGGCGCGAGAGGTCTTTCTCACCCCGGTGCAGATGAAGAAGGGGCGCCCGGGCGTCCTCGTCACGGCGATCTGCGAGCCCTCGTCCGCCCATGCCGTGATCGAGCGGCTCTTCGCGGAATCAACGACGATCGGCGTGCGCGTGCGTCACGAAGGGCGGGTGGAGCTCACGCGCACGATCGCGGAGGTCGAGACGCCGCTGGGGCGAATCCGCGTGAAGACGGCCGTCCTCCCTTCGGGCGAGGAACGGCGAGTTCCGGAATACGAGGACCTGAAGCGTCTCGCGCAGGCGGCGGGGCGTCCCCTGGTCGAAGTCATGGACGAGGTCCGCTCCTTCCTCCACGAGAGCGCGCGGACCACGATGTGA
- the larB gene encoding nickel pincer cofactor biosynthesis protein LarB, which translates to MDPARLRKLLLDVRRGRVTTRQALEAIAHLPFESIGAGTVDHHRGIRQALPEVILCQGKTRAQCLAIARAIFAKSGRLLATRASAEQARAMVGEFGRAATWNEAARTVVVQNPGRRRRGARRRAARVLVVSAGTSDLPVAEEAAVTLEFMGLPVGRVYDAGVAGIHRLLKHVPALRRASAVVVVAGMEGALASVVGGITDRPVIAVPTSAGYGASFGGLAALLAMLSSCAAGVTVVNIDNGFGAGYAAGVIALRSRAGRSA; encoded by the coding sequence CTCGAAGCGATCGCCCACCTTCCGTTCGAATCGATCGGCGCGGGAACCGTGGATCACCACCGAGGAATCCGCCAGGCGCTTCCCGAAGTCATCCTCTGCCAGGGCAAGACCAGGGCGCAGTGCCTCGCGATCGCGCGCGCGATCTTTGCGAAGAGCGGCCGGCTGCTCGCGACACGCGCGAGCGCGGAGCAGGCCCGGGCGATGGTCGGCGAGTTCGGCCGCGCCGCGACCTGGAACGAAGCGGCACGGACGGTGGTCGTTCAGAACCCGGGGCGTCGTCGTCGCGGGGCCCGGCGGCGCGCAGCTCGTGTGCTCGTCGTGAGCGCGGGGACATCCGACCTGCCGGTCGCCGAGGAAGCCGCGGTCACCCTTGAATTCATGGGCCTGCCGGTGGGCCGGGTGTACGATGCGGGGGTGGCCGGGATCCACCGCCTCTTGAAGCACGTCCCGGCGCTCAGGCGGGCCTCCGCGGTGGTAGTCGTGGCCGGCATGGAGGGCGCGCTCGCAAGCGTGGTCGGCGGCATCACCGACCGACCGGTGATCGCCGTGCCCACGAGCGCCGGCTACGGGGCCTCGTTCGGGGGTCTGGCGGCGCTCCTCGCGATGCTCAGCTCCTGCGCCGCCGGGGTCACGGTCGTGAACATCGACAACGGGTTCGGAGCGGGCTACGCCGCCGGCGTGATCGCGCTCAGGTCCCGCGCGGGGAGATCGGCGTGA